One Micromonospora craniellae genomic region harbors:
- a CDS encoding tyrosine recombinase XerC produces MRGTGGGQGRDARGTRAVHAALPEPLRDAVDDFARHLASVRNRSAHTVRAYVADLVSLLEHARRMGCTQVAELTLDTVRSWLARQRAMGAARASMARRAAAARTFSAWAHRERLLPTDVAATLASPRPQRTLPTVLHADQAAQLMEAPTRATAPHTESAVDGTGASGSDRRAPAPADGPEDPDRAAGAVRLRDRVLLELLYATGVRISEACGLDVADIDHARRVLRVHGKGGRERTVPYGLPAQHALDDWLGWGRTVLAVPDSRDALLLGARGGRLNPTTARRIVAGYAEATDLPRTSPHALRHSAATHLLEGGADLRAVQELLGHSSLASTQVYTHVSVERLRAAYRQAHPRA; encoded by the coding sequence GTGCGGGGTACGGGCGGCGGGCAGGGCCGCGACGCCCGTGGCACCCGGGCCGTGCACGCGGCGCTGCCGGAGCCGCTGCGCGACGCGGTGGACGACTTCGCGCGCCACCTCGCCTCGGTCCGCAACCGGTCGGCGCACACGGTGCGGGCCTACGTCGCGGATCTGGTGTCCCTGCTGGAGCATGCCCGACGGATGGGCTGCACCCAGGTCGCCGAGTTGACCCTCGACACGGTACGCAGCTGGCTGGCCCGACAACGCGCCATGGGCGCGGCCCGGGCCTCCATGGCCCGGCGTGCGGCGGCGGCGCGGACCTTCAGCGCCTGGGCGCACCGGGAACGGCTGCTGCCCACCGACGTGGCCGCCACCCTGGCCAGTCCCCGTCCGCAGCGGACCCTGCCCACGGTGCTCCACGCCGATCAGGCCGCCCAGCTCATGGAGGCGCCGACCCGCGCCACGGCCCCGCACACCGAGTCGGCCGTCGACGGCACCGGTGCCAGCGGATCGGACCGGCGGGCTCCCGCCCCCGCCGACGGCCCCGAAGACCCGGACCGGGCCGCCGGGGCGGTGCGACTGCGGGACCGGGTGCTGCTCGAACTGCTCTACGCCACGGGAGTACGGATCAGCGAGGCGTGCGGGCTCGACGTCGCCGACATCGACCACGCCCGACGCGTGCTCCGGGTCCATGGCAAGGGCGGTCGGGAACGGACCGTGCCGTACGGGCTGCCGGCCCAACACGCTCTCGACGACTGGCTCGGGTGGGGGCGTACGGTGTTGGCCGTCCCGGACTCGCGCGACGCGCTCCTGCTCGGGGCCCGGGGCGGTCGCCTGAACCCGACGACCGCCCGCCGGATCGTCGCCGGGTACGCCGAGGCGACCGACCTGCCCCGGACGAGTCCGCACGCGCTGCGCCACTCGGCCGCCACCCATCTACTCGAAGGTGGCGCGGACCTGCGGGCGGTGCAGGAGTTGCTGGGGCAC
- the rpsB gene encoding 30S ribosomal protein S2, whose translation MAVVTMRQLLESGVHFGHQTRRWNPKMKRFIFTERNGIYIIDLRQTLDYIEKAYEFVRNTVAEGGSILFVGTKKQAQEAISEQATRVGQPYVNHRWLGGMLTNFQTVYKRLQRMKELEALGDLSGTAAGYTKKETLQLSREKIKLTRTLGGLRDMQKLPAAVWVVDTKKEHIAVDEARKLGIPVIAVLDTNCDPDEVDFPIPGNDDAIRSAELLTKVVAAAVADGLIARSGRRRGGDEKPEAGVATDEPLAEWERELLEEPKKADEPQQPAEQPAAEQQPAEQPAAVAGQ comes from the coding sequence ATGGCCGTCGTGACCATGCGTCAGTTGCTGGAGAGTGGTGTTCACTTCGGGCACCAGACCCGGCGCTGGAACCCGAAGATGAAGCGCTTCATCTTCACCGAGCGTAACGGCATCTACATCATCGACCTGCGTCAGACCCTCGACTACATCGAGAAGGCGTACGAATTCGTGCGCAACACGGTGGCCGAGGGCGGCAGCATCCTCTTCGTCGGCACCAAGAAGCAGGCCCAGGAGGCTATCTCCGAGCAGGCCACGCGGGTCGGTCAGCCGTACGTCAACCACCGCTGGCTCGGTGGCATGCTGACCAACTTCCAGACGGTGTACAAGCGGCTGCAGCGGATGAAGGAGCTGGAGGCACTCGGTGACCTCAGCGGCACCGCCGCCGGTTACACCAAGAAGGAGACCCTGCAGCTCTCCCGGGAGAAGATCAAGCTGACCCGCACCCTGGGTGGTCTGCGGGACATGCAGAAGCTCCCGGCTGCGGTCTGGGTGGTCGACACCAAGAAGGAGCACATCGCCGTCGACGAGGCCCGCAAGCTGGGCATCCCGGTGATCGCCGTGCTCGACACCAACTGCGACCCGGACGAGGTCGACTTCCCGATCCCGGGCAACGACGACGCGATCCGCTCGGCCGAGCTGCTGACCAAGGTCGTCGCCGCCGCCGTCGCCGACGGTCTGATCGCCCGCTCCGGCCGTCGCCGGGGTGGCGACGAGAAGCCGGAGGCCGGCGTGGCCACCGACGAGCCGTTGGCCGAGTGGGAGCGCGAGCTGCTTGAGGAGCCGAAGAAGGCCGACGAGCCGCAGCAGCCCGCCGAGCAGCCGGCCGCCGAGCAGCAGCCCGCCGAGCAGCCGGCCGCCGTCGCCGGTCAGTGA
- a CDS encoding DNA-processing protein DprA produces MSTHEESRLARVALTWLAEPGTRSVYGLVNEIGPVATLELLLDGGAPQEKLRDSVAARTRAGDARAVATESLRRADRLGARLVTPDDDEWPMTVEQLRHLRLDLPGKPRRVDIETDPPLCFWVRGAWRLDEALERSVAVVGARAATPYGLHVATDLAYGLADREWTVVSGGAFGIDAAAHRGALTAGGLTVAVLACGVDRPYPLGNTALFDRIAETGLLVSEWPPAAEPLRPRFLIRNRVIAAATRGTVLVEAAARSGATQTTRRALALNKRAMVVPGPVTSAMSVGAHEILREEPAARLVTGLAQVLEEVGPIGELAPVPRGPERPADLLDDDARAVLESLPRRGALGVDDIAARAGLAVRTVLRTLPLLEELSFVVRREDGYALVASAAGRS; encoded by the coding sequence GTGAGCACGCACGAGGAATCGCGGTTGGCACGGGTGGCGCTGACCTGGCTGGCCGAGCCGGGCACCCGTTCGGTGTACGGGCTGGTGAACGAAATCGGACCGGTCGCCACACTGGAGTTGCTGCTCGACGGTGGGGCGCCGCAGGAGAAGCTGCGCGACAGCGTGGCCGCACGGACCCGGGCCGGTGACGCCCGGGCGGTCGCCACCGAGTCGCTGCGCCGCGCCGACCGGCTCGGTGCCCGCCTCGTCACGCCCGACGACGACGAGTGGCCGATGACGGTCGAGCAACTGCGCCACCTCCGGCTGGACCTGCCCGGCAAGCCGCGTCGGGTCGACATCGAGACGGATCCGCCGCTCTGCTTCTGGGTACGCGGCGCGTGGCGGCTGGACGAGGCGCTGGAGCGCTCGGTGGCCGTGGTGGGGGCGCGGGCGGCCACGCCGTACGGTCTGCACGTCGCCACCGACCTGGCCTACGGGCTGGCCGACCGGGAATGGACGGTCGTCTCCGGCGGCGCGTTCGGCATTGACGCCGCCGCGCACCGTGGCGCCCTGACCGCCGGCGGGTTGACCGTCGCGGTGCTCGCGTGCGGGGTGGACCGGCCGTACCCGCTGGGCAACACAGCGCTGTTCGACCGGATCGCCGAGACCGGCCTGCTGGTGAGCGAGTGGCCGCCGGCCGCCGAGCCGTTGCGGCCGCGCTTCCTCATCCGCAACCGGGTGATCGCGGCGGCCACCAGGGGCACCGTGCTGGTGGAGGCGGCGGCGCGCAGCGGCGCTACCCAGACCACCCGGCGCGCGCTCGCCCTGAACAAGCGCGCGATGGTGGTGCCCGGCCCGGTCACCTCCGCGATGTCGGTCGGCGCGCACGAGATCCTGCGGGAAGAACCGGCGGCGCGGCTGGTGACCGGGTTGGCCCAGGTGTTGGAGGAGGTGGGCCCGATCGGCGAGTTGGCACCGGTGCCGCGCGGCCCGGAGCGGCCGGCCGACCTGCTCGACGACGACGCGAGGGCAGTCCTGGAGTCGCTGCCCCGGCGCGGCGCCCTCGGGGTGGATGACATCGCGGCCAGAGCCGGCCTGGCCGTCCGCACGGTGCTGCGTACCCTGCCGCTGTTGGAGGAACTGTCCTTCGTGGTGCGACGCGAGGACGGCTACGCCCTGGTCGCGAGCGCCGCCGGCCGGTCGTAG
- a CDS encoding YraN family protein, producing MTKRNQAVGGYGERCAVRHLIEAGLRPVERNWRCPSGEIDIIAWDGPVLAFCEVKTRRTTRFGNPAEAVVPRKARRLRRLAAAWLASTGTTADEIRFDVLSVLLPATGRAHVEHLKGAF from the coding sequence ATGACCAAGCGGAACCAGGCGGTCGGCGGGTACGGGGAACGCTGCGCCGTCCGACACCTGATCGAGGCGGGCCTGCGGCCGGTGGAGCGGAACTGGCGCTGCCCCTCCGGAGAGATCGACATCATCGCCTGGGACGGGCCGGTGCTCGCCTTCTGCGAGGTGAAGACCCGCCGCACCACACGCTTCGGCAATCCCGCCGAGGCCGTGGTGCCGCGCAAGGCACGCCGCCTGCGCCGGCTCGCCGCCGCCTGGCTCGCGAGCACCGGCACCACCGCCGACGAGATCCGCTTCGATGTCCTCTCGGTCCTGCTGCCCGCGACCGGCCGGGCCCACGTCGAACACCTCAAGGGCGCCTTCTGA
- a CDS encoding YifB family Mg chelatase-like AAA ATPase produces MSYARVLCVGLVGVDGHLVEVEADLAAGLPGVVISGLPDTALHEARDRVRAAVVNSGQRWPNRRITLNLLPATLPKFGSAFDLAIAVALLGGSGELPLLPLEGVAILGELGLDGAVRPVRGVLPMVAAAARAGIDRVIVPADNAAEAAVVPGLRVRGVDSLHRLVCFVRDGRPLIEPAVDEMPEATTGPDLADVAGQGLGRRALEVAAAGGHHLALIGPPGAGKTMLAERLPSILPTLDDDAALEVTALHSVAGLLPAGGRLIRRPPFQAPHHTATVPSIVGGGAGLARPGAISLAHRGVLFLDEAPEFSKPALEALRQPLEHGRVLLTRSRGNAEYPARAQLVLAANPCPCANPAGDDRCECAPTARRRYLGRLSGPLLDRIDLQVRLQPMRAAELMEPAAHESSAVVAARVAAARQAAAGRWAALGRRLNSEIPGPYLRRPPWRLPNPVTADLRARLDSGSLSARGFDRVIRLAWTIADLDGRVRPDHKDIAEAITLRTGEGT; encoded by the coding sequence ATGAGCTACGCCCGAGTGCTCTGCGTCGGCCTGGTCGGGGTGGACGGGCACCTGGTGGAGGTGGAGGCCGATCTCGCAGCGGGGCTGCCCGGGGTGGTGATCTCCGGGTTGCCCGACACGGCGCTGCACGAGGCCCGCGACCGGGTCCGCGCCGCAGTGGTGAACTCCGGTCAGCGCTGGCCCAACCGCCGGATCACCCTCAACCTGCTGCCGGCCACCCTGCCCAAGTTCGGCTCGGCGTTCGACCTGGCAATCGCGGTGGCCCTGCTCGGCGGTTCGGGCGAACTGCCGCTGCTGCCGCTGGAAGGCGTGGCGATCCTGGGCGAGTTGGGTCTCGACGGCGCGGTACGCCCGGTCCGGGGCGTCCTGCCGATGGTGGCCGCGGCGGCCCGGGCCGGCATCGACCGGGTGATCGTGCCCGCGGACAACGCGGCCGAGGCCGCCGTGGTGCCCGGCCTGCGGGTGCGGGGCGTGGACAGCCTGCACCGGCTGGTCTGCTTCGTCCGCGACGGCCGACCGCTGATCGAGCCGGCGGTCGACGAGATGCCGGAGGCCACCACCGGCCCGGATCTCGCCGACGTCGCCGGGCAGGGTCTCGGCCGGCGGGCCCTGGAGGTCGCCGCCGCAGGCGGACACCATCTGGCGTTGATCGGGCCACCCGGCGCGGGCAAGACCATGCTCGCCGAACGCCTGCCGTCGATCCTGCCGACGTTGGACGACGACGCCGCGCTGGAGGTGACCGCGCTGCACTCCGTCGCGGGCCTGCTGCCGGCCGGCGGTCGACTGATCCGCCGGCCGCCGTTCCAGGCCCCGCACCACACCGCCACGGTGCCGTCCATCGTCGGCGGCGGCGCGGGACTGGCCCGACCGGGCGCGATCTCCCTCGCGCACCGGGGCGTGCTCTTCCTCGACGAGGCACCCGAGTTCAGCAAGCCGGCGCTGGAGGCGCTGCGCCAGCCGTTGGAGCACGGGCGGGTACTGCTGACCCGCAGCCGGGGCAACGCCGAGTACCCGGCCAGGGCGCAACTGGTGCTGGCCGCCAATCCGTGCCCGTGTGCCAACCCGGCGGGCGACGACCGGTGCGAGTGCGCGCCGACGGCCCGCCGCCGCTACCTCGGCCGGCTCTCCGGCCCGCTGCTCGACCGGATCGACCTCCAGGTCCGCCTGCAACCGATGCGGGCGGCCGAATTGATGGAACCCGCCGCACACGAGTCCTCGGCGGTCGTCGCCGCGCGGGTCGCTGCCGCACGGCAGGCCGCGGCCGGGCGATGGGCGGCGCTGGGTAGGCGACTCAACTCCGAGATACCCGGGCCGTACCTGCGCCGGCCACCGTGGCGGCTGCCCAACCCGGTCACCGCCGACCTGCGGGCCCGGTTGGACTCCGGGTCACTGTCCGCCCGCGGCTTCGACCGGGTCATCCGGCTCGCCTGGACGATCGCCGACCTGGACGGGCGGGTCCGGCCGGACCACAAGGACATCGCCGAGGCCATCACACTCAGGACGGGAGAGGGTACGTGA